A single region of the Chryseobacterium culicis genome encodes:
- a CDS encoding Tex family protein: MTTVEFIQKQLNISEKSINNTLQLLAEDCTIPFISRYRKDKTGNLDEIQIEQISKISKQFEEIVKRKESILKSIEEQNALTPELQQRIEESFDIQELEDLYLPFKKRKKTKADTAKEKGLEPLAKIIMSQKNNDISFLASKYLNNEVTSEEEALQGARDIMAEWINENMYVRKNLRRLFQRKAVVTSKVVKAKKDEEEAQKFSQYFEWEESLNRTPSHRLLAMLRAETEGFVKTNVGIDKEEAIDFIEKAIIKSNNESSEQIALAIKDSYKRLLEPAISNEALQEAKEKADKKAIEIFSENLSQLLLAPPLGEKRILAIDPGYRSGCKVVCLDEKGDLLHNETLYPHAPQNESGMAMKKIRSMVNAYNIEAISIGNGTASRETEFFIKKIAFDKPLQVFVVSEAGASVYSASKIARDEFPSYDVTVRGAVSIGRRLSDPLAELVKIDAKSIGVGQYQHDVDQTQLKNELDSTVMKCVNSVGINLNTASKSLLSYVSGIGDKMAENIVNYRTENGAFEDRKQLKKVPRLGEKAFQQAAAFVRIANAKNPLDNSAVHPEAYGIVEKMSKDLGIKTNELIANKEKIALIKPENYLTGEIGILGIKDILKELEKPGLDPRKAAKVFEFDPNVKSIKDLKAGMILPGIVNNITAFGCFVDLGIKESGLVHISQLKDGFVSDVNEVVKLHQHVRVKVTEVDEARKRVQLSMIL; this comes from the coding sequence ATGACGACCGTAGAATTTATACAAAAGCAGCTCAATATTTCCGAAAAGAGCATCAACAATACTTTACAATTATTAGCAGAAGACTGCACTATTCCTTTTATTTCCCGATATCGAAAAGATAAAACCGGAAACCTTGATGAAATACAAATCGAACAGATTTCAAAAATCAGCAAGCAATTTGAAGAAATCGTCAAGAGAAAAGAATCTATTTTAAAATCTATAGAAGAACAGAATGCTTTGACTCCTGAGCTTCAACAGAGAATAGAGGAAAGTTTTGATATTCAGGAACTCGAAGACCTTTATCTGCCTTTCAAAAAACGCAAGAAAACCAAAGCTGATACAGCCAAGGAAAAAGGACTGGAACCTCTCGCTAAAATCATAATGAGCCAAAAAAATAATGATATCTCTTTTCTGGCTTCAAAATATCTTAACAATGAAGTAACTTCTGAAGAAGAAGCATTGCAGGGCGCGAGAGACATCATGGCAGAATGGATTAATGAAAACATGTATGTCCGTAAGAATCTCCGCAGACTATTTCAGCGCAAGGCAGTGGTTACCTCTAAGGTTGTAAAAGCTAAAAAAGACGAGGAAGAAGCTCAGAAATTTTCCCAATATTTTGAATGGGAAGAAAGCCTTAACAGAACACCATCTCACAGACTTCTGGCCATGTTAAGAGCAGAAACCGAAGGCTTTGTAAAAACAAATGTAGGAATAGACAAAGAAGAAGCCATTGATTTCATTGAAAAAGCAATTATCAAATCCAATAATGAAAGTTCGGAACAAATTGCACTGGCAATAAAAGATAGTTATAAAAGACTTTTGGAACCAGCCATTTCAAATGAAGCCCTACAGGAAGCCAAAGAAAAAGCAGACAAAAAAGCCATTGAAATTTTTTCTGAAAACTTAAGTCAACTCCTTCTGGCTCCACCGTTGGGAGAGAAAAGAATTCTGGCAATAGACCCCGGATACCGAAGTGGATGCAAAGTGGTATGCCTGGATGAAAAGGGAGATTTATTACACAACGAAACCCTTTACCCTCACGCTCCGCAGAATGAAAGTGGTATGGCTATGAAAAAGATCCGCTCTATGGTTAACGCTTATAATATTGAAGCCATTTCTATAGGTAACGGAACAGCAAGCCGTGAAACAGAGTTCTTCATTAAAAAAATTGCCTTTGATAAACCCCTGCAGGTTTTTGTGGTTTCAGAAGCCGGAGCATCAGTTTATTCTGCAAGTAAAATTGCTAGAGATGAATTCCCTTCATATGATGTAACGGTGCGTGGAGCGGTTTCTATTGGAAGAAGACTTTCTGATCCACTGGCAGAATTGGTAAAGATTGATGCCAAATCTATTGGTGTTGGGCAATATCAGCATGATGTAGATCAGACTCAGCTGAAAAATGAGCTGGATTCTACCGTGATGAAATGTGTAAATTCTGTAGGAATTAATTTAAATACGGCGAGTAAGTCCCTTTTAAGTTATGTTTCGGGAATTGGGGATAAAATGGCGGAAAACATTGTTAATTACCGTACTGAAAACGGTGCATTTGAAGACCGAAAACAACTTAAAAAGGTGCCAAGACTTGGAGAAAAAGCTTTTCAGCAGGCTGCCGCTTTTGTAAGAATTGCGAATGCCAAAAATCCGTTAGACAATTCTGCTGTACACCCTGAAGCGTATGGAATTGTAGAGAAAATGTCAAAAGATTTAGGAATTAAAACCAATGAACTGATTGCCAATAAAGAAAAAATAGCGCTGATAAAACCTGAAAATTACCTTACAGGTGAAATCGGAATCTTAGGGATAAAAGATATTTTAAAAGAACTTGAAAAACCAGGACTGGATCCAAGAAAAGCCGCAAAAGTATTTGAATTCGATCCCAATGTTAAAAGCATCAAAGATTTAAAAGCAGGCATGATCCTTCCGGGAATTGTCAATAATATTACAGCTTTTGGGTGTTTCGTTGACCTTGGAATCAAAGAAAGCGGACTTGTTCATATTTCTCAGCTGAAAGACGGATTTGTATCCGATGTCAACGAAGTCGTAAAGCTTCATCAGCATGTTCGTGTAAAGGTAACAGAAGTAGATGAAGCAAGAAAAAGAGTGCAGCTGAGTATGATTTTGTAA
- a CDS encoding HAD family hydrolase, with the protein MNTKNLIFDLDGTLWDSRATIIKIWNEVLGRNQWLKQELKPEDMDQYMGLLAHDIVKDILPGISDLQAQELLSEIVAEENKILHLQGGILYDGVEETLKSLANTHSLFIVSNCQEGYIESFLDYYQFNDLFVDFESHGQTQKPKSENIQLLMERNQLTVEDSVYIGDTQTDYDSARSNGLPFIFCKYGFGKLIDPFYEPAILTFSHLGDHISGTSK; encoded by the coding sequence TTGAACACAAAAAACTTAATTTTCGACCTTGACGGCACATTATGGGATTCCAGAGCAACAATCATCAAAATATGGAATGAGGTATTGGGTAGAAATCAGTGGCTCAAGCAGGAACTGAAACCCGAAGATATGGATCAGTATATGGGATTATTAGCTCATGATATTGTAAAAGACATCCTTCCCGGTATTTCAGATTTGCAAGCCCAGGAACTTCTTTCTGAAATTGTAGCCGAAGAAAATAAAATACTACACCTACAGGGTGGAATTTTATATGATGGTGTTGAAGAAACTTTAAAGAGTTTAGCCAACACCCATTCTCTTTTCATTGTAAGCAACTGCCAGGAGGGTTATATTGAATCATTCTTAGACTACTATCAATTCAATGATCTGTTCGTTGATTTTGAGTCTCACGGACAAACTCAAAAACCAAAATCTGAAAACATACAGCTTCTGATGGAAAGAAACCAACTAACCGTTGAAGATTCTGTATACATCGGCGACACCCAAACCGATTATGATTCAGCACGCTCCAACGGATTACCGTTCATTTTCTGTAAATATGGATTTGGAAAGTTAATTGACCCCTTTTATGAACCGGCAATTCTGACCTTTTCACATCTGGGAGATCACATTTCCGGTACTTCAAAATAA
- a CDS encoding LuxR C-terminal-related transcriptional regulator, with protein sequence MPKLNRFSKILISSLICLLFSDLLYSQTYTPQYIDSMLLKVNEDLRISGRRKELIDLNKKFCDISKKQDYKRGEVLSYINLGNIYATVGMYDNAFQYLQIAEENLEGVEDYYLYTKLYQEYGQANYVIGLYKKALKYNSRSIYYGKLIKDKRNQEILSLVYANRADFLRETNSIDSSLMYLHKALDVKPTPVITSSIANHYLLYGKNEDSSKVYFNRAFSLLRKRDYWDSQRAVTYSYYGDFLFAKKNYTSALDYYIRSVEILKKTRRIYQIPRVYQALVNTYKKLNDGSKEREYLEKYTKLNDSLARVWEKSINTSVDKMTQEKEKVDNERRNFTIIYNGLVFLLVAIIVFVYYSYNKRIVRKRKIIKARELEAEFLIKKMSINDERLIFLAKKNDPLFFNEYQSAYPELVEKLLDINPKLSTNELSFCAMIQLGFSSKEIAQYGFMQHRSVQTKKNRLRKKLNIPSDVDIYFFLQSLNSA encoded by the coding sequence ATGCCTAAGCTTAATCGATTTTCGAAAATATTGATTAGCTCCCTAATCTGTCTGTTATTTTCTGATTTACTATATTCTCAGACGTATACTCCTCAATATATAGATAGTATGCTGTTAAAGGTTAATGAGGATTTGAGGATAAGTGGCAGAAGGAAAGAACTGATTGATCTTAATAAGAAATTTTGCGATATTAGTAAAAAGCAGGATTATAAGAGAGGTGAAGTCCTTTCTTATATTAATTTAGGTAATATTTATGCAACAGTTGGAATGTATGATAATGCATTCCAGTACCTTCAGATTGCTGAAGAAAATCTTGAAGGGGTAGAAGATTATTATCTGTATACTAAACTATATCAGGAGTATGGTCAGGCTAATTATGTAATAGGTCTTTATAAAAAAGCGCTTAAGTATAATTCAAGATCAATTTATTATGGGAAACTCATAAAAGATAAACGTAATCAGGAAATTTTATCTTTGGTGTATGCCAACAGAGCTGATTTTTTAAGGGAAACCAACTCAATTGATTCTTCATTAATGTATTTACATAAAGCTTTGGATGTAAAACCTACACCGGTTATTACTTCCTCAATAGCTAATCACTATTTGCTTTATGGTAAAAATGAAGATTCATCAAAGGTGTATTTTAACAGAGCATTTTCTCTTTTAAGAAAAAGAGATTACTGGGATTCTCAAAGGGCTGTTACTTATTCTTATTATGGGGATTTTTTATTTGCAAAGAAGAATTATACTTCGGCATTGGATTACTATATTAGATCAGTGGAAATACTCAAAAAGACCCGAAGAATTTATCAAATCCCGAGGGTGTACCAAGCACTTGTCAATACTTATAAAAAATTAAATGATGGCTCAAAAGAGAGGGAATATCTGGAGAAATATACCAAATTAAATGATAGTCTGGCACGTGTATGGGAAAAGTCAATCAATACTTCTGTTGATAAAATGACTCAGGAAAAGGAGAAAGTAGATAACGAGCGACGAAATTTCACTATTATATACAATGGACTTGTTTTTTTATTAGTTGCTATTATTGTATTTGTGTATTATAGTTATAATAAAAGAATTGTCCGAAAACGTAAAATTATAAAGGCAAGAGAATTAGAGGCTGAATTTTTAATAAAAAAAATGTCGATTAATGATGAAAGGCTGATTTTTTTAGCCAAGAAAAATGATCCTTTGTTTTTCAATGAATACCAAAGTGCTTATCCGGAGTTAGTGGAAAAGCTTCTTGATATTAATCCAAAGCTATCGACTAATGAACTTTCCTTCTGTGCAATGATACAATTGGGTTTTTCTTCTAAAGAAATTGCGCAGTATGGATTTATGCAGCATAGATCAGTACAAACAAAGAAAAATAGATTACGGAAAAAATTGAATATTCCCTCTGATGTGGATATTTACTTTTTTTTACAAAGTTTAAATTCGGCATAA
- a CDS encoding helix-turn-helix transcriptional regulator has product MFFIYNIVVLCLIVVLLFAYIRCQKKKDIIRQKEFEANALKEKLNNSYDCIIELVKKNDPNFLNKFQEAYPNFIKKLLAINSNLSKSDLIFCAMIWLGLSSKEIAQYTFVEHRSVQNKKHRLRKKLNISSDVDLYLFFKNLSEH; this is encoded by the coding sequence ATGTTTTTTATTTACAATATTGTGGTTTTATGCCTTATTGTTGTTTTACTTTTTGCCTATATCCGTTGTCAAAAAAAAAAAGATATAATAAGACAAAAAGAATTTGAAGCGAATGCCTTAAAGGAAAAACTCAATAATTCTTATGATTGCATCATAGAGTTGGTTAAGAAAAATGATCCTAATTTTCTTAATAAATTTCAGGAAGCATATCCTAACTTTATTAAAAAATTACTTGCGATAAATTCTAATTTATCAAAATCAGATTTAATTTTTTGTGCAATGATATGGCTGGGATTATCATCAAAAGAAATTGCACAATATACTTTTGTGGAACACCGATCTGTACAGAATAAAAAACACAGGCTTAGAAAAAAACTGAATATTTCTTCAGATGTTGACCTGTATTTGTTCTTTAAAAATCTTTCTGAACACTAA
- a CDS encoding transposase, translating to MNHHEPSHSTTPDYKKIYSDLVDLKYPEKKHECAKILSKKNLSAFDVIEINRIIFSYDQNIKANQSHRSYNKETIYKILEYQKKNYLNNTQLALHFKLSRNTVAKWKTLFSI from the coding sequence ATGAATCATCATGAACCATCTCACTCAACGACTCCTGATTATAAAAAAATTTACAGCGATCTTGTTGATCTGAAATATCCGGAGAAAAAGCATGAATGTGCAAAAATTTTATCGAAGAAAAATCTTTCTGCGTTTGATGTAATAGAAATTAACCGGATCATATTTAGTTATGATCAGAACATTAAGGCAAACCAATCTCATCGTTCTTATAACAAGGAAACGATATACAAAATTCTTGAATATCAAAAAAAGAATTATCTTAATAACACGCAGCTTGCTTTACATTTTAAACTCAGTCGTAACACGGTTGCAAAATGGAAAACATTATTCAGTATTTAA
- a CDS encoding M28 family peptidase, whose product MRINRFFAVPAVVLAAQFSWAQVKVDPKERLNPIVKSFVDEVNNNSQLENLASELLDGIGPRLVGTPEMLAANEWSANKLRSWGIDANLQQFGTWKGWQRGVTHVDMTYPRVKSLSATQLAWSPATKKAVEAEVIILPKVSSKAEFDQWLPSVKGKIVLMAQYQKIGRSDEQIKEFATPELYEKLKAEKEQAAKDFAAYIKNVGYDNNSLPEALEKAGAAGIAISNWTGIMGANRIFGAKTSKIPMIDIDVEDYGMLYRMAEKGTQPKMKIDAQSKILPEAKSFNTIGMIKGKEKPDEYVILSAHLDSWDGAQGATDNGTGTITMLETMRILKKYYPNNKRTIVIGLWGSEEQGLNGSRGFVVDNPQIIKGVQAAFNQDNGTGRVVNISGQGFVKAYDYVGRWLDGVPKAVRSHIKTDFPGMPGGGGSDHASFVAAGVPGISLGSLNWGYFGYTWHTTKDTYDKIVFDEVKNNVILTAALAYMASEDPEFSNREKRVMPQNEKGEAVKWPEVKEPRRSSKDYK is encoded by the coding sequence ATGAGGATAAATAGATTTTTTGCAGTGCCTGCAGTAGTGCTGGCTGCTCAGTTTTCCTGGGCTCAGGTAAAGGTTGACCCAAAAGAAAGGTTAAACCCTATCGTAAAAAGTTTTGTAGATGAAGTAAATAATAATTCCCAGCTGGAAAATCTGGCGTCTGAGCTGTTGGATGGAATCGGACCTCGTCTTGTGGGAACTCCCGAAATGCTGGCAGCAAACGAATGGAGTGCCAATAAACTCCGTTCTTGGGGGATTGATGCCAATCTTCAGCAATTCGGAACCTGGAAAGGCTGGCAGAGAGGTGTTACTCATGTTGATATGACGTATCCGCGTGTAAAATCTCTTTCCGCAACACAGCTTGCATGGAGCCCGGCTACTAAAAAGGCAGTGGAGGCAGAAGTAATTATTCTTCCGAAAGTGTCTTCTAAAGCTGAATTTGATCAATGGCTTCCTTCCGTGAAGGGAAAAATTGTACTGATGGCACAGTACCAGAAAATCGGTCGTTCTGATGAACAAATCAAAGAATTTGCAACACCTGAATTGTATGAAAAGCTTAAAGCGGAAAAAGAACAGGCTGCCAAAGATTTTGCTGCTTATATAAAGAATGTCGGGTATGATAACAACAGTCTTCCTGAAGCTTTAGAGAAAGCCGGAGCGGCAGGTATTGCCATTTCAAACTGGACTGGTATCATGGGGGCTAACAGAATATTCGGAGCGAAAACATCCAAAATTCCAATGATCGATATCGATGTGGAAGACTATGGAATGCTTTACAGAATGGCAGAAAAAGGAACTCAGCCTAAAATGAAAATTGATGCTCAATCCAAAATACTTCCTGAAGCGAAAAGCTTTAATACAATCGGTATGATCAAAGGAAAAGAAAAACCCGATGAGTATGTGATTCTTTCTGCTCACCTTGATTCGTGGGATGGAGCTCAGGGAGCTACAGATAATGGAACAGGAACGATCACCATGCTGGAAACCATGAGAATTCTGAAAAAATATTATCCTAATAACAAGAGAACTATTGTAATCGGACTTTGGGGAAGTGAAGAGCAGGGATTAAATGGTTCTAGAGGTTTTGTGGTAGATAATCCTCAGATTATTAAGGGAGTACAGGCTGCTTTTAATCAGGATAACGGAACCGGACGTGTTGTGAACATCAGCGGTCAGGGATTTGTAAAAGCTTATGATTATGTTGGAAGATGGCTTGATGGTGTTCCCAAAGCAGTAAGAAGCCATATTAAAACTGATTTCCCGGGGATGCCTGGAGGTGGAGGTTCTGACCATGCTTCGTTCGTAGCAGCAGGAGTACCCGGAATTTCTTTAGGTTCTCTGAACTGGGGATATTTCGGATATACGTGGCATACTACGAAAGATACTTACGATAAGATCGTTTTTGATGAAGTAAAAAATAATGTTATTTTAACGGCAGCATTAGCTTATATGGCTTCCGAAGATCCTGAATTCAGCAACAGAGAAAAAAGAGTAATGCCTCAGAATGAAAAAGGAGAGGCTGTAAAATGGCCGGAAGTAAAAGAACCTAGAAGAAGTTCTAAAGATTACAAATAG
- a CDS encoding histone H1: protein MKELIEKINAEFEAFTTEANQQAEKGNKAAGTRARKAALELSKLFKDFRKVSVEEAKK, encoded by the coding sequence ATGAAAGAACTAATTGAAAAAATCAACGCAGAATTTGAAGCGTTCACAACTGAGGCAAACCAACAAGCGGAAAAAGGAAACAAAGCAGCTGGTACAAGAGCTCGTAAAGCAGCTTTAGAACTAAGCAAATTGTTCAAAGACTTCAGAAAAGTTTCTGTAGAAGAAGCTAAGAAATAA
- a CDS encoding PLP-dependent aminotransferase family protein, with translation MMKPYKYEIFTAEIERQIYNGILQENDKLPSIRDIKEKYKLSTSSVQSGFEYLMIKGLIRSNPRSGYFVTGIQEENIPEVKTKLPAVVRDEVFMKNMMLTSKRTSEFSSFNTAVPGDLLIPQKLILRTMQEVIREKGASLLRYYPPNGLELLRKQIAKQMGAYGCILNPDEIIITDGALQALTIALKSVTKGGDVVAVESPCVFSVLEVLAHLELKVIEIPVHYKTGFDTEYLKTICGENKICALVTTPNFHNPTGVVMKDGTKKEILSMAETYQFCIIENDMYSDLYFEEQRPQSIKSFDKKGIVMMYSSFSKTLAPGIRLGWLYAGSFYAKSERVRFALGRTVSPIYQELVLKLLQGSSYERHLRLFRKKLSQQAVQVLEVLRNSFPEGSYFHRPRGGYSIWGQLPQNTDMERFYQYCEKHQILFTPGSTFSFTDKYYFYFRIIFSERIASESIVLLKDAGKKAKELQF, from the coding sequence ATGATGAAACCTTATAAGTACGAAATTTTTACGGCCGAAATAGAAAGGCAGATCTACAATGGAATTTTACAGGAAAATGATAAGCTTCCTTCCATTCGTGACATTAAGGAAAAATACAAACTGAGCACAAGCTCTGTGCAAAGTGGATTTGAATATCTTATGATTAAAGGGTTGATCAGGAGTAATCCACGGTCTGGCTATTTCGTTACAGGAATTCAGGAGGAAAATATTCCGGAAGTAAAAACAAAGCTTCCGGCCGTAGTGAGGGATGAAGTATTTATGAAAAACATGATGCTTACTTCCAAAAGAACTTCAGAATTCAGTTCTTTCAATACGGCTGTACCCGGAGATCTTCTGATTCCGCAAAAACTTATCCTCAGAACAATGCAGGAAGTTATTCGTGAGAAAGGGGCATCACTGCTCAGGTATTATCCCCCAAACGGATTGGAGCTATTAAGGAAACAGATTGCAAAACAAATGGGAGCTTATGGCTGTATATTAAATCCAGACGAAATAATTATCACTGATGGTGCGTTGCAGGCGCTTACAATTGCTTTAAAATCGGTTACAAAAGGAGGAGATGTAGTGGCTGTTGAGAGTCCATGTGTGTTTTCTGTGCTGGAAGTGCTTGCTCACCTTGAACTGAAAGTTATTGAGATTCCTGTACATTATAAAACAGGTTTTGATACTGAATATCTCAAAACGATCTGTGGGGAAAATAAGATCTGTGCTCTTGTCACGACTCCCAATTTTCACAATCCCACAGGCGTTGTAATGAAAGATGGAACAAAAAAAGAAATTCTGAGCATGGCAGAAACGTATCAGTTCTGTATTATTGAGAATGATATGTACTCCGATCTTTATTTTGAAGAACAAAGACCGCAAAGTATAAAAAGCTTTGATAAAAAAGGGATAGTAATGATGTATTCATCGTTTTCAAAGACGTTAGCTCCGGGAATTCGTTTAGGCTGGTTATATGCCGGAAGTTTTTATGCAAAATCCGAAAGAGTAAGGTTTGCTTTAGGGCGTACCGTTTCTCCTATTTATCAGGAATTGGTTCTGAAACTGCTACAGGGAAGCAGTTATGAAAGGCATCTCCGGTTATTCCGGAAAAAACTTAGTCAGCAGGCTGTTCAGGTATTGGAGGTGTTAAGAAATTCCTTTCCTGAAGGTTCTTATTTCCACAGGCCGAGAGGAGGTTACAGTATTTGGGGGCAACTTCCTCAGAATACTGATATGGAAAGGTTTTATCAGTATTGTGAGAAACATCAGATTTTGTTTACTCCCGGAAGTACCTTTTCTTTCACGGATAAATATTATTTTTATTTCAGGATTATTTTTAGCGAAAGAATTGCCTCTGAAAGCATTGTTTTACTGAAAGATGCAGGCAAGAAAGCAAAAGAGCTGCAGTTTTAA
- a CDS encoding helix-turn-helix domain-containing protein, whose amino-acid sequence MSDQLETIEDYYKRIRKDQIKIFDSEDFETGKSHFNISMRRYCSFKSPYNRRDYYKISFIIGKGTIHYGTHQLFIDGPALFFPSPSIPYSWECESDVQEGYFCLFNQEFFNGNSEFNLFKKTSMFKEWSKPVVFLTEEQAQLATLYFDQIYRMNNSAYPFRCSSIKSNLASVMHLALENRVEDINPNELPANVRLYKLFDELLTKQFPLDSPAYPLALKTPSDFAEHLNVHVNHLNSSVKSVTNLTTTQIIKEKMFEESKNLLKYTNWDIAQIGYTLGFDQPAHFNNFFKKHARTSPLKFKNLS is encoded by the coding sequence ATGAGCGATCAGCTGGAAACCATAGAAGATTATTACAAACGCATTCGTAAAGACCAGATCAAAATATTTGATTCTGAAGATTTTGAGACAGGAAAATCTCATTTCAATATTTCTATGCGGAGATATTGCAGCTTCAAGAGTCCCTACAACCGCCGTGATTATTATAAAATAAGCTTTATCATAGGAAAAGGCACGATTCATTATGGTACCCATCAGTTGTTTATTGATGGTCCTGCTTTATTTTTCCCTTCTCCAAGCATTCCCTATTCATGGGAGTGTGAAAGTGATGTACAGGAGGGATATTTCTGCTTGTTCAATCAGGAATTTTTTAATGGAAATTCAGAATTTAATCTGTTTAAAAAAACATCAATGTTCAAAGAATGGAGTAAACCAGTGGTATTTCTGACGGAAGAACAGGCTCAGCTGGCAACTCTTTATTTTGATCAGATTTACAGGATGAATAATTCTGCGTATCCTTTCCGTTGCAGCAGTATCAAAAGCAATCTTGCCTCTGTGATGCATCTGGCACTGGAAAACCGTGTGGAAGACATCAATCCTAATGAGCTCCCCGCAAATGTACGTCTGTACAAGTTATTTGATGAATTGCTCACCAAACAGTTTCCTCTGGACTCTCCTGCTTATCCATTGGCATTAAAAACACCTTCCGACTTTGCGGAGCACCTGAATGTACATGTCAATCATTTGAATTCTTCTGTAAAATCTGTAACCAACCTTACTACTACTCAGATTATCAAAGAAAAAATGTTTGAAGAGTCTAAAAACCTGCTGAAGTATACGAATTGGGATATTGCCCAGATAGGCTATACTTTAGGGTTTGATCAGCCTGCTCATTTTAATAACTTTTTTAAAAAGCATGCCCGGACTTCGCCATTAAAATTTAAGAATTTATCTTAA
- a CDS encoding DUF488 domain-containing protein yields MSVIVLKRIYETPSPDDGCRILVDRLWPRGLSKENADLDEWDKDIAPSTELRLWFHHDPALWQEFSEKYMKELHESNLGHGFLKRHKNQEKITLLYAAKDEAHCHAIIVKKYLESIK; encoded by the coding sequence ATGTCTGTAATTGTGTTAAAAAGAATTTACGAAACACCGTCTCCAGACGATGGCTGCCGTATTCTGGTAGATCGTCTTTGGCCAAGAGGACTTTCAAAAGAAAATGCTGATCTTGATGAATGGGATAAAGACATTGCGCCATCAACAGAATTAAGACTGTGGTTTCATCACGATCCTGCATTATGGCAAGAATTTTCAGAAAAATATATGAAGGAACTTCATGAAAGTAATCTCGGGCATGGCTTCCTGAAGCGTCATAAGAATCAGGAGAAAATTACATTGTTATATGCTGCTAAAGATGAAGCCCATTGCCATGCCATCATTGTAAAAAAGTATCTGGAAAGTATAAAATAA